A genomic region of Cyprinus carpio isolate SPL01 chromosome B11, ASM1834038v1, whole genome shotgun sequence contains the following coding sequences:
- the uba3 gene encoding NEDD8-activating enzyme E1 catalytic subunit isoform X1: MAEGEEPEKKRRRIEELNENMVVDGGSVDHTEWQGRWDHLKKFLERAGPFTHPDFEPSTESLQFLLDTCKILVIGAGGLGCELLKDLALSGFRHIHVVDMDTIDVSNLNRQFLFRPKDVGRPKAEVAADFVNGRVPGCNVVPHFKKIQDLDETFYRQFHIVVCGLDSVVARRWMNGMLLSLLIYEDGVLDPSSIIPLIDGGTEGFKGNARVILPGMTACIDCTLELYPPQINFPMCTIASMPRLPEHCVEYVRILLWPKEKPFGDGVALDGDDPTHIQWVYQKSLERAAEFSITGVTYRLTQGVVKRIIPAVASTNAVIAAACATEVFKIATSAYVPLNNYLVFNDVDGLYTYTFEAERKENCSACSQVPQDLQFPPSAKLQEILDYLTENASLQMKSPAITTTLDGKNKTLYLQTVASIEERTRPNLNKTLKELGLVDGQELAVADVTTPQTVLFKLNFIS; encoded by the exons AGAATGGCAGGGAAGATGGGACCATCTCAAAAAGTTCTTAGAGAGAGCTGGACCCTTCACTCATCCGGATTTTGAACCCAGCACTGAG TCTCTCCAGTTTTTACTGGACACATGCAAAATTCTGGTTATTGGAGCCGGTGGACTTGGTTGTGAGCTGCTCAAAGATCTG GCCTTGTCAGGTTTTCGGCACATTCATGTGGTGGACATGGACACCATTGATGTTTCTAACCTCAACAGACAGTTCCTCTTCAG ACCAAAGGATGTGGGCCGACCAAAAGCAGAGGTTGCAGCAGACTTTGTAAATGGCAGGGTCCCAGGCTGCAATGTTGTCCC ACATTTTAAGAAAATCCAGGACTTGGATGAGACATTTTACAGGC AATTTCACATAGTAGTCTGTGGCCTGGACTCTGTTGTTGCCAGAAGATGGATGAACGGGATGCTG TTATCTCTGCTGATTTATGAAGATGGTGTCCTAGATCCCAGTTCCATTATTCCATTAATAGATGGAGGCACAGAGGGCTTCAAGGGCAATGCCCGAGTCATTCTTCCAGGCATGACAGCTTGCATCGATTGCACCCTTGAGCTCTACCCTCCACAG ATAAACTTCCCGATGTGCACTATAGCCTCTATGCCACGGTTACCAGAACATTGTGTTGAATACGTCCGCATACTGCTTTGGCCCAAAGAAAAGCCTTTTGGAG ACGGTGTAGCCCTAGATGGAGATGACCCAACACACATCCAGTGGGTGTACCAGAAATCTCTGGAAAGAGCAGCAGAGTTCAGCATCACTGGGGTGACTTACAGACTCACCCAGG GGGTCGTGAAGAGAATAATTCCTGCTGTGGCTTCTACAAATGCTGTAATTGCTG CTGCTTGCGCCACCGAGGTTTTTAAAATTGCCACGAG CGCCTATGTTCCCCTGAACAACTACCTGGTGTTCAATGATGTGGATGGGCTGTACACGTACACCTTTGAGGCTGAGAGAAAG GAGAACTGTTCTGCCTGTAGTCAGGTGCCACAGGACCTGCAGTTCCCACCTTCAGCTAAACTACAAGAGATTCTGGACTACTTGACTGAAAATGCCTCTCT TCAAATGAAGTCTCCTGCCATCAcaacaactttggatggaaaaaacaaaactctgTATTTACAG aCCGTAGCATCTATTGAAGAGAGAACGCGACCAAATCTAAACAAAACGCTTAAAG AGCTTGGATTAGTGGATGGACAGGAACTGGCAGTGGCTGATGTCACCACTCCTCAGACTGTGCTCTTCAAGCTCAACTTCATCTCATAG
- the uba3 gene encoding NEDD8-activating enzyme E1 catalytic subunit isoform X2: MAEGEEPMVVDGGSVDHTEWQGRWDHLKKFLERAGPFTHPDFEPSTESLQFLLDTCKILVIGAGGLGCELLKDLALSGFRHIHVVDMDTIDVSNLNRQFLFRPKDVGRPKAEVAADFVNGRVPGCNVVPHFKKIQDLDETFYRQFHIVVCGLDSVVARRWMNGMLLSLLIYEDGVLDPSSIIPLIDGGTEGFKGNARVILPGMTACIDCTLELYPPQINFPMCTIASMPRLPEHCVEYVRILLWPKEKPFGDGVALDGDDPTHIQWVYQKSLERAAEFSITGVTYRLTQGVVKRIIPAVASTNAVIAAACATEVFKIATSAYVPLNNYLVFNDVDGLYTYTFEAERKENCSACSQVPQDLQFPPSAKLQEILDYLTENASLQMKSPAITTTLDGKNKTLYLQTVASIEERTRPNLNKTLKELGLVDGQELAVADVTTPQTVLFKLNFIS, encoded by the exons AGAATGGCAGGGAAGATGGGACCATCTCAAAAAGTTCTTAGAGAGAGCTGGACCCTTCACTCATCCGGATTTTGAACCCAGCACTGAG TCTCTCCAGTTTTTACTGGACACATGCAAAATTCTGGTTATTGGAGCCGGTGGACTTGGTTGTGAGCTGCTCAAAGATCTG GCCTTGTCAGGTTTTCGGCACATTCATGTGGTGGACATGGACACCATTGATGTTTCTAACCTCAACAGACAGTTCCTCTTCAG ACCAAAGGATGTGGGCCGACCAAAAGCAGAGGTTGCAGCAGACTTTGTAAATGGCAGGGTCCCAGGCTGCAATGTTGTCCC ACATTTTAAGAAAATCCAGGACTTGGATGAGACATTTTACAGGC AATTTCACATAGTAGTCTGTGGCCTGGACTCTGTTGTTGCCAGAAGATGGATGAACGGGATGCTG TTATCTCTGCTGATTTATGAAGATGGTGTCCTAGATCCCAGTTCCATTATTCCATTAATAGATGGAGGCACAGAGGGCTTCAAGGGCAATGCCCGAGTCATTCTTCCAGGCATGACAGCTTGCATCGATTGCACCCTTGAGCTCTACCCTCCACAG ATAAACTTCCCGATGTGCACTATAGCCTCTATGCCACGGTTACCAGAACATTGTGTTGAATACGTCCGCATACTGCTTTGGCCCAAAGAAAAGCCTTTTGGAG ACGGTGTAGCCCTAGATGGAGATGACCCAACACACATCCAGTGGGTGTACCAGAAATCTCTGGAAAGAGCAGCAGAGTTCAGCATCACTGGGGTGACTTACAGACTCACCCAGG GGGTCGTGAAGAGAATAATTCCTGCTGTGGCTTCTACAAATGCTGTAATTGCTG CTGCTTGCGCCACCGAGGTTTTTAAAATTGCCACGAG CGCCTATGTTCCCCTGAACAACTACCTGGTGTTCAATGATGTGGATGGGCTGTACACGTACACCTTTGAGGCTGAGAGAAAG GAGAACTGTTCTGCCTGTAGTCAGGTGCCACAGGACCTGCAGTTCCCACCTTCAGCTAAACTACAAGAGATTCTGGACTACTTGACTGAAAATGCCTCTCT TCAAATGAAGTCTCCTGCCATCAcaacaactttggatggaaaaaacaaaactctgTATTTACAG aCCGTAGCATCTATTGAAGAGAGAACGCGACCAAATCTAAACAAAACGCTTAAAG AGCTTGGATTAGTGGATGGACAGGAACTGGCAGTGGCTGATGTCACCACTCCTCAGACTGTGCTCTTCAAGCTCAACTTCATCTCATAG
- the LOC109061223 gene encoding TATA element modulatory factor-like isoform X1 encodes MSWFNASHLSSFAKQALTTAQKSIDRVLDIKEEDQWGDTTEQTFTDPPGKPVSTGWGMHQWNSPSEEHTKTLPPSSEAITKPVTRTVVDESEDFFSAFLPHGDIQTVSNTKVVSVPPAKSNRRLREKADKEKELEVSDVQGQTDLGKRSSLETIEIKPTGTELLEQNLFSADEQSQPELVVPVASVAPEQSAEQETRKDQTETDGLVLPSDVTLTNVPLSTTEVESAGVFEAALTIETKNSEKTLPVPPKEILLESKDTKSEDRQSNTPSPPVSAFSSGTSTTSDIEVLDHESVLSESSASSRQETAEAKAGLHLMQGSFQLLSTSTCADFPRLDEYPKLTESSGSSSDAFERIDSFSVQSLDSRSVSEVNSDDEIPGNRTLASITAGHLPAPAQSAPQTNQKEEEVMTESVNDQSLDDNEMEESGRSATPVNCEQTDELQDQGPETDLTLTSQKSETVISQSTEEKQGDSPCEIFELQKIIEELSCRLEKRESQLLVVSKDKARLEEECDNLKDEMISLKEESFTVQSLKDEFTQRIAEAERKAQLACKERDIAKKEIKGLREELASRLNSNETLELIREKEEQIRELLEEGEKLSKQQLQHSNIIKKLRVKERESDAQITKQTKKLKEQEEELKHLQQVLDGKEEVEKQHRENIKKLNAVVERQEKELSKLQTSSEELQENNRSLQAALDSSYKELAELHKVNATKDSEAQELALSREVQAKEELSLALEKAQEESRLQQEALGNQVADLRLALQRAEQQQAKKEDYLREEISELQQRLQEAETRNQELSQSVTSATRPLLRQIENLQATLGAQTASWEKLEKTISDRLADAQAQLAVSVEKERSATEELLAIRGQIASLESQASLLRQEKGRLQGQLDAERMRREKLEDDLSRERVELENLKGDHARVSEEAKKEKLLLTNQLEMEKMKVEQEKKKCYLAQEALKEKERKSLSLSVTDAPASSTPTLSRSSSVSGAEHAGLPSSLFSQQEDSLDHSFSSMTMSISGTNLYEAARLGGGSSVIESLQSQLKLREGEIAQLQMEIASLERSRTVMAEELVRLTNQNDEMESKVKEIPKMKVQLKDLEQRHNTILQMYGEKAEEAEELRLDLEDVKNMYKTQIDELLKNQK; translated from the exons ATGAGTTGGTTCAACGCGTCACATCTGTCGAGTTTTGCTAAACAAGCGTTGACAACTGCTCAGAAATCCATCGACAGAGTTCTGGACATCAAAGAAGAGGACCAGTGGGGCGACACGACCGAACAGACCTTTACTG atccaCCAGGCAAGCCGGTATCAACAGGATGGGGTATGCACCAGTGGAACTCGCCCTCTGAGGAACATACCAAAACTCTCCCTCCATCATCCGAGGCCATTACTAAGCCTGTCACACGGACAGTGGTTGATGAATCTGAGGATTTCTTCAGTGCCTTTCTGCCTCATGGAGACATACAAACTGTAAGCAACACTAAAGTGGTGTCTGTGCCACCTGCCAAATCGAACCGCAGACTACGGGAAAAAGCAGACAAGGAGAAAGAGTTGGAAGTCAGTGATGTGCAAGGTCAGACAGACCTCGGTAAACGCAGCAGCCTGGAAACTATTGAGATAAAGCCAACTGGGACAGAGCTTTTGGAGCAAAATTTATTCTCAGCAGATGAGCAGTCACAACCAGAACTGGTTGTTCCTGTTGCGTCCGTTGCACCAGAGCAATCTGCTGAACAGGAGACCCGCAAGGaccagacagagacagatggcTTAGTTTTACCTTCAGATGTCACACTCACAAATGTACCTTTATCAACTACTGAGGTTGAATCTGCTGGAGTGTTTGAAGCAGCTTTGACCATCGAGACCAAAAATTCAGAGAAAACCTTGCCTGTCCCTCCTAAAGAAATCCTGTTAGAATCCAAAGACACTAAATCAGAGGACAGACAAAGCAACACCCCGTCTCCCCCTGTTAGTGCCTTCTCTTCTGGTACTTCCACTACCAGCGACATAGAGGTTTTGGACCATGAGAGCGTGCTAAGCGAGAGCTCGGCCAGCTCCAGACAGGAGACAGCAGAGGCTAAAGCTGGGCTCCACCTAATGCAGGGCTCTTTCCAACTGCTCTCCACTTCAACGTGTGCCGACTTCCCTCGTCTGGATGAATACCCAAAACTCACTGAAAGCTCCGGCTCATCGTCTGACGCCTTTGAGCGCATCGACTCATTTAGCGTGCAGTCGTTGGACAGCCGTAGTGTCAGCGAAGTGAATTCTGATGATGAGATCCCGGGTAACCGCACCTTAGCTTCCATCACGGCTGGACATTTGCCTGCTCCTGCTCAGTCAGCACCACAGACCAATCAGAAGGAAGAGGAGGTTATGACTGAGTCAGTAAATGACCAGTCGCTGGATGATAACGAGATGGAGGAAAGTGGCCGAAGTGCAACGCCAGTGAACTGTGAGCAGACAGATGAGCTGCAGGACCAGGGACCTGAAACTGACCTCACATTGACTAGCCAAAAATCTGAAACTGTAATATCACAGAGTACTGAGGAGAAACAAGGAGATTCACCGTGTGAGATTTTTGAGCTCCAAAAG ATTATCGAGGAGCTCTCTTGTCGACTAGAGAAGAGAGAATCTCAGTTGCTTGTGGTCAGTAAAGACAAGGCCAGACTGGAGGAGGAGTGTGACAATCTCAAAGA TGAGATGATCAGCTTGAAGGAAGAAAGCTTTACTGTACAGTCTTTAAAAGATGAGTTCACTCAGCGTATAGCTGAAGCTGAGAGGAAAGCTCAACTTGCCTGCAAGGAGAGAGACATTGCCAAAAAg GAAATTAAGGGCCTTAGAGAAGAGCTGGCGAGCAGACTGAATTCAAATGAGACTTTGGAACTGATAAGAGAGAAGGAGGAACAGATCCGAGAGCTGCTTGAAGAAG GTGAGAAACTGTCCAAGCAGCAGTTGCAGCACTCCAACATCATAAAGAAACTGcgtgtgaaggagagagagagtgatgcaCAGATCACCAAACAGACCAAAAAACTGAAGGAACAGGAAGAAGAGCTTAAACACTTGCAGCAG GTTTTGGATGGTAAGGAGGAAGTAGAAAAGCAACACAGAGAGAACATCAAGAAGCTGAATGCTGTGGTGGAGCGCCAGGAGAAAGAATTAAGTAAACTGCAGACCAGCAGCGAGGAGCTTCAAGAAAACAACCGCAGTTTGCAAGCAGCCCTCGACAGCTCCTACAA AGAGCTGGCGGAGCTGCACAAGGTCAACGCCACCAAGGATAGTGAAGCCCAGGAGCTAGCGCTGAGCAGAGAGGTACAGGCGAAAGAAGAGCTGAGTCTGGCTTTGGAGAAAGCCCAAGAAGAGTCCCGCTTGCAACAAGAGGCACTGGGTAATCAG gTGGCAGATCTGAGGCTGGCTTTACAGAGAGCTGAGCAGCAGCAGGCTAAGAAGGAAGATTACCTGAGGGAGGAGATCAGTGAGTTACAGCAG AGGTTACAAGAGGCGGAGACCAGAAACCAGGAACTAAGTCAAAGTGTTACATCCGCAACACGGCCTCTCCTTCGACAGATAGAGAACCTCCAGGCAACGCTTGGGGCCCAGACAGCATCATGGGAAAAACTAGAGAAGACCATCTCTGACCGCTTAG CTGATGCCCAAGCCCAGCTTGCTGTTTCCGTAGAGAAAGAGCGTTCGGCTACAGAGGAGCTGCTAGCCATCCGAGGACAGATAGCATCTTTAGAGTCTCAGGCTTCCCTGTTGAGGCAAGAGAAGGGACGTCTGCAGGGCCAGCTGGATGCAGAGAGGATGAGGCGGGAAAAACTGGAGGATGACTTAAGCAGGGAACGCGTAGAGCTGGAGAATCTTAAAGGAGACCATGCTAGAGTATCGGAGGAGGCAAAGAAGGAGAAG TTGCTTCTCACCAACCAACTTGAAATGGAGAAAATGAAGGTGGAGCAGGAGAAGAAGAAATGCTACCTTGCACAAGAGGCCCTCAAAGAAAAG GAGAGGAAGTCTCTAAGTCTGTCTGTGACTGATGCGCCAGCATCCTCCACTCCTACACTGTCCCGTTCCAGTTCTGTCAGTGGAGCTGAGCATGCCGGCTTACCTTCCTCCCTTTTCTCACAG caggagGATTCTCTCGACCATTCTTTCAGCAGCATGACCATGTCCATCAGTGGGACTAACCTATATGAGGCGGCTCGACTGGGCGGTGGATCCAGTGTCATTGAGAGCCTGCAGTCTCAGCTCAAACTCAGAGAGGGCGAGATTGCCCAGCTGCAG ATGGAGATTGCTAGTCTAGAGAGAAGCCGCACTGTCATGGCAGAAGAGCTggtgcgactgaccaatcagaacgaTGAGATGGAGAGTAAAGTGAAGGAAATCCCTAAAATGAAAGTGCAACTgaag GATCTAGAACAGAGGCACAACACAATTCTGCAGATGTATGGCGAGAAGGCAGAGGAGGCAGAAGAGCTGCGACTGGACCTAGAGGATGTGAAGAACATGTACAAAACGCAAATAGATGAActgttaaaaaatcaaaaataa
- the LOC109061223 gene encoding TATA element modulatory factor-like isoform X2 — protein MSWFNASHLSSFAKQALTTAQKSIDRVLDIKEEDQWGDTTEQTFTDPPGKPVSTGWGMHQWNSPSEEHTKTLPPSSEAITKPVTRTVVDESEDFFSAFLPHGDIQTVSNTKVVSVPPAKSNRRLREKADKEKELEVSDVQGQTDLGKRSSLETIEIKPTGTELLEQNLFSADEQSQPELVVPVASVAPEQSAEQETRKDQTETDGLVLPSDVTLTNVPLSTTEVESAGVFEAALTIETKNSEKTLPVPPKEILLESKDTKSEDRQSNTPSPPVSAFSSGTSTTSDIEVLDHESVLSESSASSRQETAEAKAGLHLMQGSFQLLSTSTCADFPRLDEYPKLTESSGSSSDAFERIDSFSVQSLDSRSVSEVNSDDEIPGNRTLASITAGHLPAPAQSAPQTNQKEEEVMTESVNDQSLDDNEMEESGRSATPVNCEQTDELQDQGPETDLTLTSQKSETVISQSTEEKQGDSPCEIFELQKIIEELSCRLEKRESQLLVVSKDKARLEEECDNLKDEMISLKEESFTVQSLKDEFTQRIAEAERKAQLACKERDIAKKEIKGLREELASRLNSNETLELIREKEEQIRELLEEGEKLSKQQLQHSNIIKKLRVKERESDAQITKQTKKLKEQEEELKHLQQVLDGKEEVEKQHRENIKKLNAVVERQEKELSKLQTSSEELQENNRSLQAALDSSYKELAELHKVNATKDSEAQELALSREVQAKEELSLALEKAQEESRLQQEALGNQVADLRLALQRAEQQQAKKEDYLREEISELQQRLQEAETRNQELSQSVTSATRPLLRQIENLQATLGAQTASWEKLEKTISDRLADAQAQLAVSVEKERSATEELLAIRGQIASLESQASLLRQEKGRLQGQLDAERMRREKLEDDLSRERVELENLKGDHARVSEEAKKEKLLLTNQLEMEKMKVEQEKKKCYLAQEALKEKERKSLSLSVTDAPASSTPTLSRSSSVSGAEHAGLPSSLFSQEDSLDHSFSSMTMSISGTNLYEAARLGGGSSVIESLQSQLKLREGEIAQLQMEIASLERSRTVMAEELVRLTNQNDEMESKVKEIPKMKVQLKDLEQRHNTILQMYGEKAEEAEELRLDLEDVKNMYKTQIDELLKNQK, from the exons ATGAGTTGGTTCAACGCGTCACATCTGTCGAGTTTTGCTAAACAAGCGTTGACAACTGCTCAGAAATCCATCGACAGAGTTCTGGACATCAAAGAAGAGGACCAGTGGGGCGACACGACCGAACAGACCTTTACTG atccaCCAGGCAAGCCGGTATCAACAGGATGGGGTATGCACCAGTGGAACTCGCCCTCTGAGGAACATACCAAAACTCTCCCTCCATCATCCGAGGCCATTACTAAGCCTGTCACACGGACAGTGGTTGATGAATCTGAGGATTTCTTCAGTGCCTTTCTGCCTCATGGAGACATACAAACTGTAAGCAACACTAAAGTGGTGTCTGTGCCACCTGCCAAATCGAACCGCAGACTACGGGAAAAAGCAGACAAGGAGAAAGAGTTGGAAGTCAGTGATGTGCAAGGTCAGACAGACCTCGGTAAACGCAGCAGCCTGGAAACTATTGAGATAAAGCCAACTGGGACAGAGCTTTTGGAGCAAAATTTATTCTCAGCAGATGAGCAGTCACAACCAGAACTGGTTGTTCCTGTTGCGTCCGTTGCACCAGAGCAATCTGCTGAACAGGAGACCCGCAAGGaccagacagagacagatggcTTAGTTTTACCTTCAGATGTCACACTCACAAATGTACCTTTATCAACTACTGAGGTTGAATCTGCTGGAGTGTTTGAAGCAGCTTTGACCATCGAGACCAAAAATTCAGAGAAAACCTTGCCTGTCCCTCCTAAAGAAATCCTGTTAGAATCCAAAGACACTAAATCAGAGGACAGACAAAGCAACACCCCGTCTCCCCCTGTTAGTGCCTTCTCTTCTGGTACTTCCACTACCAGCGACATAGAGGTTTTGGACCATGAGAGCGTGCTAAGCGAGAGCTCGGCCAGCTCCAGACAGGAGACAGCAGAGGCTAAAGCTGGGCTCCACCTAATGCAGGGCTCTTTCCAACTGCTCTCCACTTCAACGTGTGCCGACTTCCCTCGTCTGGATGAATACCCAAAACTCACTGAAAGCTCCGGCTCATCGTCTGACGCCTTTGAGCGCATCGACTCATTTAGCGTGCAGTCGTTGGACAGCCGTAGTGTCAGCGAAGTGAATTCTGATGATGAGATCCCGGGTAACCGCACCTTAGCTTCCATCACGGCTGGACATTTGCCTGCTCCTGCTCAGTCAGCACCACAGACCAATCAGAAGGAAGAGGAGGTTATGACTGAGTCAGTAAATGACCAGTCGCTGGATGATAACGAGATGGAGGAAAGTGGCCGAAGTGCAACGCCAGTGAACTGTGAGCAGACAGATGAGCTGCAGGACCAGGGACCTGAAACTGACCTCACATTGACTAGCCAAAAATCTGAAACTGTAATATCACAGAGTACTGAGGAGAAACAAGGAGATTCACCGTGTGAGATTTTTGAGCTCCAAAAG ATTATCGAGGAGCTCTCTTGTCGACTAGAGAAGAGAGAATCTCAGTTGCTTGTGGTCAGTAAAGACAAGGCCAGACTGGAGGAGGAGTGTGACAATCTCAAAGA TGAGATGATCAGCTTGAAGGAAGAAAGCTTTACTGTACAGTCTTTAAAAGATGAGTTCACTCAGCGTATAGCTGAAGCTGAGAGGAAAGCTCAACTTGCCTGCAAGGAGAGAGACATTGCCAAAAAg GAAATTAAGGGCCTTAGAGAAGAGCTGGCGAGCAGACTGAATTCAAATGAGACTTTGGAACTGATAAGAGAGAAGGAGGAACAGATCCGAGAGCTGCTTGAAGAAG GTGAGAAACTGTCCAAGCAGCAGTTGCAGCACTCCAACATCATAAAGAAACTGcgtgtgaaggagagagagagtgatgcaCAGATCACCAAACAGACCAAAAAACTGAAGGAACAGGAAGAAGAGCTTAAACACTTGCAGCAG GTTTTGGATGGTAAGGAGGAAGTAGAAAAGCAACACAGAGAGAACATCAAGAAGCTGAATGCTGTGGTGGAGCGCCAGGAGAAAGAATTAAGTAAACTGCAGACCAGCAGCGAGGAGCTTCAAGAAAACAACCGCAGTTTGCAAGCAGCCCTCGACAGCTCCTACAA AGAGCTGGCGGAGCTGCACAAGGTCAACGCCACCAAGGATAGTGAAGCCCAGGAGCTAGCGCTGAGCAGAGAGGTACAGGCGAAAGAAGAGCTGAGTCTGGCTTTGGAGAAAGCCCAAGAAGAGTCCCGCTTGCAACAAGAGGCACTGGGTAATCAG gTGGCAGATCTGAGGCTGGCTTTACAGAGAGCTGAGCAGCAGCAGGCTAAGAAGGAAGATTACCTGAGGGAGGAGATCAGTGAGTTACAGCAG AGGTTACAAGAGGCGGAGACCAGAAACCAGGAACTAAGTCAAAGTGTTACATCCGCAACACGGCCTCTCCTTCGACAGATAGAGAACCTCCAGGCAACGCTTGGGGCCCAGACAGCATCATGGGAAAAACTAGAGAAGACCATCTCTGACCGCTTAG CTGATGCCCAAGCCCAGCTTGCTGTTTCCGTAGAGAAAGAGCGTTCGGCTACAGAGGAGCTGCTAGCCATCCGAGGACAGATAGCATCTTTAGAGTCTCAGGCTTCCCTGTTGAGGCAAGAGAAGGGACGTCTGCAGGGCCAGCTGGATGCAGAGAGGATGAGGCGGGAAAAACTGGAGGATGACTTAAGCAGGGAACGCGTAGAGCTGGAGAATCTTAAAGGAGACCATGCTAGAGTATCGGAGGAGGCAAAGAAGGAGAAG TTGCTTCTCACCAACCAACTTGAAATGGAGAAAATGAAGGTGGAGCAGGAGAAGAAGAAATGCTACCTTGCACAAGAGGCCCTCAAAGAAAAG GAGAGGAAGTCTCTAAGTCTGTCTGTGACTGATGCGCCAGCATCCTCCACTCCTACACTGTCCCGTTCCAGTTCTGTCAGTGGAGCTGAGCATGCCGGCTTACCTTCCTCCCTTTTCTCACAG gagGATTCTCTCGACCATTCTTTCAGCAGCATGACCATGTCCATCAGTGGGACTAACCTATATGAGGCGGCTCGACTGGGCGGTGGATCCAGTGTCATTGAGAGCCTGCAGTCTCAGCTCAAACTCAGAGAGGGCGAGATTGCCCAGCTGCAG ATGGAGATTGCTAGTCTAGAGAGAAGCCGCACTGTCATGGCAGAAGAGCTggtgcgactgaccaatcagaacgaTGAGATGGAGAGTAAAGTGAAGGAAATCCCTAAAATGAAAGTGCAACTgaag GATCTAGAACAGAGGCACAACACAATTCTGCAGATGTATGGCGAGAAGGCAGAGGAGGCAGAAGAGCTGCGACTGGACCTAGAGGATGTGAAGAACATGTACAAAACGCAAATAGATGAActgttaaaaaatcaaaaataa